A segment of the Lycium barbarum isolate Lr01 chromosome 7, ASM1917538v2, whole genome shotgun sequence genome:
tatgatagggttatgtcctctcgaagtcaggtgacccgaaacgtacttacggaccaaaatacgccccatgttacggtcccgtaacacgaagtaCGGACCATAACTTGGGaccgtaccttggtgaaaatttccagtgaggttatgGAAATTTTTGGTctgttacggctcactgttacggcccgtaacgtcaccgtaacgcagccagaatttccagcgaacaggcttcagtaaaatgggcataacgctTTGcatagatgtccgtttgacccccataatataccgttggaaactgcccgaagtaggcctatcaaccattttcgcaaaacgttcaaaccttcagtgtttccactagaactcaaatgatatgagcttaatCTCAGTTCCAAGATGCGCGGTGTTACAGAAACACCATTAATAAGGGTTGTGGAGATTTATGCCCAcaaagtatttgataaaatgCCTAGATGACCAAAACATGAGTATTCTTACTAATAATGATTCCCTTTGACttatattgctatagattaaagttgaaagagGTGAAGGACGTTGTATTACGCTTAAAGGCCGAAATTAacatatgtaaggctaactctctacgtgtGGAATGTTACTGATTCTCCCCAAGGCACGTTTCTTTACGACTATTACAAATTGCCTCAGAAACATAGTTATGCCTTAGTTTCATAAAGAGTTGTAGAACTTTAATTCTCTAAATGATATAGTTTTATAATTCGCTCATGATTGTCATTTCGAATGTCGTGAACTCAATATGTAATCAGTATAGACTCGTGTTTGATATCCCATGAGCAGGGGCGGATGCACAGCCAACCGAGGGtagaacaccctcggcaaaaattTACAGTATATATATGGGGTagattttttgtgtttatgtatatatattagctTTTGAACACCCTCAATAAAtgtaaaaggttagctcaagtggtccagggtgttcaaaattgtctttAGTGTTATAGGTTCGATtcccatcaacaacattattttttatatttagcttttgttattttttcgaaccccctgagttaaaatcctggatccgccactgcccatgagtctcagtcatgaAAACTCAGTGTGCTCATGTGAACAGTTAATGCTTTAAACTCTAAAATCAATccatgaatacatgtctcagtataataatgttcagtattccagtGTTGTGCATTATAGTATGATTCTTAGTTCCTTATTATAAATTATTGAATGTTGAACACATGTATTTTGGGCCCGAGGCCACagtttatgtatacgtatacttgggcccGAGGCAACAGATTTGTGCACTTATTTAGGGCATGAGGCCACAAATTATTAACTCAGTTAAAACAGGTGATTCCATATTCAGAACAGGAAGTACTTATTACATTACTTCTCTTGTTCAGTTCAGCTATAAGTATGTTCAGTTTCAGCACATTATTTGTTTATTGATTTGGGTTGCTCTTTGCCGAGCACTCCACAACTATTTATTCTTTCATTTagttttacataccagtgcaattaaaatgtactgacgtcccttttaccCGGGGCCTACATCTCGCGATGCAAGTTacgatttacaggacgacggatctGTTCTTTAGGATTCTCGTATCAACTGCTTGGTGAGCCCCAATTCTTTTGGGACGTTATCTTATTTACAGCCTTTTCAGTATTTTAGACAATCAGGTATGCCAaaggccttgtcccggtaaacagtcaGCATTTCAGTATTTTTCaaaggcttcatagactagagcAGTAGTTAGTCAGTGTCCTGCAGGCTTTTgtgttagccatgttggctacattGTCATGTTTCAGACTTATCTTAGTATTCTCCATTTATGGTTATTTCAGTCAAACTTTTTAGTAGATCAACATGTGTTAAGTTATATTTTTGCATTCAGTATATGTGTATATCTCATGTTGATTCacccagccagttggttcgctcggtcacatgtagtcagacACCGAGTGCGGTGTTACGTCCAGCCCAGATTTGAGGCGTGACAATTTGAACTTTCATCTCATAGAGTTTCTATCTCGTTGAAAGGCCTCATCATTTAATGAACCTTACACGATGTAAGTTTGAGTTAATTAGATCAGTGAGCTCTAAATATATACCAAATGATTATATAAAAAAAGAATAGTTTGAAAGCTCAGTCACATTGCTGGAGAGCCGATGTGGGGTTCCATTAGCTCTAGTCTGGATCAAATTTGGACTAAAATTGGTCGGGCAATTTgtaggattgcccttcgctgggggtggtctttaatttttaccctcaAAATgatgatctttaaattttgcctttcAGGCAGAAACAATAACATTTGTATGACTATATTTATCACTTTTAAAACTTATGATATTAAACGTGTCATAATATTTATGTAACTATAAAAGCTCTCATTAAAACTAAAATgtaaagtttaaaattaaattatcttATTTTGTAATACTTATTTTGTATCGAGAGTGTACCTCATAAACCTTTGTGGTCCGACTCTTTTCCAAATCCCGCGCATAGCAGGAATTTAGTGCAGCGAAGTGTCCTCGGTGTACCTCAATATATACTCAATAGGTAACATTGGTCTGCTACTTCTCTCACATGCTCATCGTTAGTCTTAGGGGAACactgcaaaattctctaagttgATGGTACATGCGTCATTTACTTAAATGCGTCTAACAATTAAATGTTAGTGTGTTCatcttatttaaaaacttaaaaatgTTAAAAATAGTGATCATTTAATTTAGAAACTAAAATTATTAGAGAGAGAGCACGATTTTATTTTGCTTAGTTATATCTTCTACATGCCCCGAGGGTCTTTTAGAAATAGCCTCCCTGTCTTacgagataggggtatggtctgcgtacactttatcctccccagacctcacattgtggaattccactgggtatgttgttgttgtatatctTCTACATGCCTTTTATATGCGAATTCAAAATATTTGATAATGAAGAACAAACACAACTGTCTAATCTAAAAGCTTAGCTAATGTGGACATGATATTTTtctatttttcatttttcctttcttttttcttttcaaaacaaCACTTGATTATTTgattatataattatttttaaaaaataattgaatATGAGTTTTAAGTTTGAAAAAGTGGTTTTGACTAGCTTTTCAAGTGAAATCTTTTCCACTAACAAAActtctaatgtttttttttttcaagttaaaTGCATGAgcaaacaaaacttcaactttcaaatacaaATTCtcaattttttctctctttcaaaTATCACATTTTCTTatgtccaaatgcctacttaGTGAACACTATTTATTTAGGGTAAATACTTATCCGCAGTGAGTATTTACACCAAACCATATAAATTTACTATAGTAAGTGATTTAATGAGATGAAAAATGTATGTAAATAATCATAATTAAGTTCTTAAAGAGTATGTACGAATCCATGTCGTGCATTTTGGTGTAAATATGACGGGCGAAATTAGAGCTACCGCTAAATGAGGAGCTGCAACAATTTTGCTAAACTTAGGAATTTTGGGACTTTCTACGTATTATTGTTTTCTTGATTTGTTCATATGGTCATATCAGACCCAAGAATTTAGGACCCATATTTTGTTCAATGTTCCCCTCACTTTGTGTAATTTTGTCAATTTTTTGTAACATTCAATAATAACTATCAGACCCAAAAATTTAGGACCCATATTTGGTTCAATATTCCCCTAACTTTGTGTAATTTTGGCAATTTTGTCACattataatactaataataattacCTATCATTTTTTATATTTGTCCTTAATTATATTCTTTGCTTGGTTTTATTGTATTTGCAGATCTATGAATGTGAAAGCTTCAattattttctaattttttaCCATCTAATTTTCTTCATAGACTCAGGGCTACACATTTCCAAAGGGAGAGGGATTAACAAAACATATCTCTCTCCTCTGCACCATTTATATTTGCATTTAATTTTTTAATTCCTCCTATTCATTACGGTGCTATTTATTTTTCGTAATTATTGCAATTATGTGATCAATAAATGATTCTAGCCGAAATTTGAGGTGGGGCTATTCTAGTTTCTTGAAATTCTGCATTTGTTTGGGAAATAACTAGCCAAGAAAAAACAATGAGTTGCTTTTCTTGCATGAGCCCTCGTCCTAAGAATGTTAAAGATTATGATGAAGACATGGTCCCACGATCCAGCAGTTCTGCaggtttatttattcttttaaTACTTTACATATTTTATTTGTCCTTTTGCctattatattttttatatacagCCACGTTACTATATTGCTCGTATCCTCCAAAAATGTTGTCGCAGTtatgtcggatccttcaaaattAGATAACTCTTGAGGGAATCCGGCACACACTCGATGGCATTTTTGATGGATTTGAGACAACTTAGGCTCAGCATCCAATATGTAGAAGCGGATACAGAATTAAACTTAATGCGTTCAACTTTTGAAATTCTAAGCATTGAACCCATTGTATTTCTAAAATTATGTGTTCGGATATACCatttattgcaattttagtgaatttttacatataaatttatgtTTTGCATCGAAAGTACTATGTTACAGTTGAACCTGCAACTACATAGCTGCATCCGCCCCTCCCAATATGTGATAAAATGTGATTATTACTATCAATTCTTTAATTGTGATGTTTTAGATGTTATACAATGTGCTTATGTATTTGTTGCAATCTGCAAATGTTTGAATTTTTGCAGTGCACTTGAGAGGGGAATCTAATGATTCTGGAAGTGGTAAGTATATCATCAAATTGTATTCTTAAGAATTTCGTGAGATTCcaattgaatttggaagaagcaGAATTtaatctctctttttttttttctcatttttgtgGAACTTTCGATATTATTGATGCATAGGAAACGGGAGAAAGGAAGGTTCTTCGAAAGGTAAAGGAAGTGGGGAATATAACAATCAGAACAGCAATGTTGCTCGCAGTTTCGCATTCAAGGAACTAGCCATGGCAACTCAGAATTTTAGGGAAACTAATCTTATTGGCGAAGGCGGCTTTGGAAGCGTCTATAAAGGCTGCCTAGATTCAGGCCTGGCAAGTTTTCTGCTTTCGAAATTTTGATGTACAATGTTGGAACTCGCAAGGTTCCAAACTCTTTGGATAATGGGCATGCCCTCTACCCTTCTCCGCTTAAATACAAGGCTTATGTCTATAGCAGCGTTCGAAGCCGTGACATGCGCCTAACCCACACATCATGCGCTATGCTCTTACCGCTCACTACAAAAAAGAAATTGGATTTAGCTACGGACTTCGTCGCTAGTCCGTCGTTAAATAGTTCGTAGCGAACTGAATTTTTTAAAACTCTGCCACTAAATAGGATTAACGATGGATTCTGATGTTAAGTATAAAATTTATCCGTCgctatttcctttttttttttttttttagtgactACACCAAAGCCTGGGGGCAGACtacctttttttttaaagattttttttgTTACATGGGGGATAGGGAAAGGCGAAATGGGGttggggattacaatgtgggaaTTCAAactctcaccaacaaggtgaaagttcaagtagtcaaccaactgagctactaagatcTCCACACCTGGGGGCAGATTAGGAGTTATTCTGGACCATTTTCACTAATAAAAGAGAAAAAACTTTTAGGGTGTCTGGCAGTTGATGATTTGTTGTGTTTCCTTTTGCTTTGGTCTTATGAGCAGATTGTCGCGATCAAACAACTTAATCTCGAAGGCCTTCAAGGGAACCAAGAATTTGTTGTGGAGGTCCTGATGTTGAGTTTAATGCATCATGAAAATCTTGTCAACCTGATCGGCTACTGCACTCATGGAGAGCAAAGGCTTTTGGTTTACGAGTTCATGCCTATGGGCAGCTTGGAAAACCATCTTTTTGGTAATTTATATTCTGCCAACTACAACTTGTAATATCTCTAGAACTCTTCTTGCTCGTATATTGAATATTGACATTTGTTGCCCAAGTTTTGTGAGTTGTTGTTCTTCCAACAGAATTTGTAAGATTTCTTGACATTACTGTGAGATTCTGGTATTTATACCGAATTTGTCCAGCCGACTAGTTAGTTCCGCCAGAATTCTAGTACTATTGCAGCTAGATAATAGCTTTTGCTTTCACAACATATGACATGTGAAAACTAAAATTCcttggactcttcaaaaatatcaaCCAGTGCGAGTCTGATCCTGCAAAAATACAGTCAAACCTCCCTATAACGGCATCGTTTCTCCGAATATTTTTGGCTACTATAGCTACATGTTGTTGCAGAAAACATATAATATAGCATAACATGAAAAATTCGTTCCAAAATAAACTTTGCCCTTAtaatgaaatgttgttatagagatgATTGTTTTAGAGAAGTCCGACGTGCATTTTTAGATGATCAATCACCAGTGCGACAATATTTTGTAGAGTCCGAACAATATAAGTGAAAACAAGAGACTTCTCTAACTTCTGAGTTGCCTTTACTAGCTTTAGTAATTGCATAGACAAGTTAAGCTCATGCCTCGTTAGCGTTTCTCTGTCATTACGCTGTTAAGGATAACGTATAATTCCTACGTCCCAATTTATGCAACACTCTTGACTTTTTAGTCAtttccaaaaagaatgacatctttccatatttaataacaatttaacttcaaacgtcttcctttatttcttaaacacAGTGCCCAATCAAACTTTTTCAAAtgaattgggacagagggagtaattgtTTAATGTCCTACTGACTGCCCTTTAGCTTTCGTGCTATTACTCTAATTGTCTTTCTTTCATTGGGATGTATCCTAACTGTCTGATATCGTCAATGTTCAAAGATTTAGAACCAGGAATGGAGCCACTGAGTTGGAAGACAAGACTAAAGATTGCTGCAGGCGCAGCTCGTGGACTCGAGTATCTACACAAAGCAAATCCACCCGTCATTTACCGTGACTTGAAATCTTCAAATATATTATTGGACAATGAATTCAATCCAAAGCTGTCGGATTTTGGACTTGCAAAGTTGGGACCTGTAGGTGACAATACTCATGTTTCAACAAGAGTGATGGGAACCTATGGATATTGCGCCCCCGAGTATGCTATGACTGGAAAGTTGACTTTGAAATCGGACATTTATAGCTTGGGTGTTGTTCTATTGGAACTGATAACAGGACGAAAGGCTTATGACACCTCTAAGAAGCCTGGAGAACAGAACCTTGTTGTTTGGGTGAGTTATAACTTATATTATCTAAGTCTGAATACTAACCAGTGGTCTCGTTTACAGAATTCTTCGCCATTTCTGATCAATTCCACTATTATCCAACAGATAACATTTAATTCTACCTCATTGCTTATTAAATGTATTCGGATTTAGAATTATGTACTTCGCATCATATGCTTGCTGTTAGTTTTCTCACAATTTATCTGAGTTTCTTTCAGTTAACTGGATCATAACCTGATTCCAATTCTAAACTGAAATCTACTTGGCGCTTTGAACCAATTCTATTAAGAATATATTGATGGTTAAGCTTCTAAAATTTGCTtcctttgaaaagtattttttgtcAAAAGTGCTTTTTCGAATAAGTACTTTTGTACTTTTGATAATATTAGAAGGAGCAATTTGAGCTTCGCTAAAGGTTCCAAAAGTGCTATTTGGGAAAAGCTACTTTATTCTTCTTCTGAAAAACAGTTTCTGCTACTACGTAAAAATACTTATTTTGTTCCTACAAGGCAAACCCCTCAACTCTCTAAAATAAGCACTTTCGGCTTcccagaagcttggccaaacatgtTATTATTGCAACAATTTGCCCATTATTTCAAATGAAACACCACAGTGTTGATAAATTGCATCTCTTATCCCAGTCTTCCCAAGCTTTCACCAAATCTTGCTTGAAACATCATACAATGCTAATTGATTTTTTATTCAAAATAAAGATGGAGTACTGCAACATATATCCTGAACCACCAAGGGCTGTGGTGGAATGATGAGTATTATTTCATCCCTAACTAATAGTCTCGGGTTCGAGTCCTATGCATGGAGTTGCCGTTGTTAGGGAGCAAATTTACCCCCAAATGTGGGACTTCCCAATGCGAATCCGGATTTAGTCAGGCCCCAATGCGGGCATCGGACACCAGGTGGGAAACCAACAAAAGAGCATATATTCTGAACCCAACTTCCCACCTGAATATGAGACATGTTTTTTGCTTATGTACGATGTCTAGGATTTCTTTTATCTGAGGAACTCTTCTATTTGTTTGCAGTCTAGTCCTTTCCTTAAGGACCGGAGGAAGTATGTTCATATGGTAGACCCGGCGTTGGATGGTCAGTTCTCTTCTCGCTGTTTGCACCATGCAGTTGCTGTAACTGCAATGTGTCTTCAGGAACAAGCAAATTTTCGCCCCAGTATCAGCGATATTGTTACCGCACTTGACTATCTTGTCTCTCAAGCACAGAACTCAGGTACACATAGAGGTGGTTCGCACTCGAGCAGGCAACAAACGCCTCAATCATCAGAAGAGTTTAATGGCAGTTCACGAAAGCGAAGCTTTGAGAACATGGCTGTTACATTTTAAATTTTCTTCTGATTAAACTGCTAGATTTTTAGATGTTGAAAATGGAGGTGCATTTTATGTTTGGACGTTACAACAGAGGAGGTCATTTCAGCTTTTGATTATGAGGTAAGAAGACATCTCGAACGCACTATGCTTCCTCTGACTATGGTGAATTGTAGAAAAAAGTTGCACAAAAAAATAATGTTAAAACCTGTTATCATCACAAATGTTTCTTCCAATCGGAAGTTACCTTTTACTAACATTTTTACCATTTCATTGTACTAATTTTTAATTTGTCGAAGGCCGGTTCATTGCATCTTTGTGTGTAAGAGATatgaatttaacttatataccTGTAAAGACGGTCAGTGTAATTTAACTTGTTGTAGCAGGTAGCCTATCTTCTAGATAGTTTCACTTATTATATGCAATTACATGCCGTTTATCTTTTAAGGGACTTGATAGCGTAGAAAACATTGACAATGCATAAAAGTTAAACTCGTTTGCGAACTATGCATTGCCAGGAACTCATAAGTGTACAAACTGTTTTTGGTGTTTCAGATGACGTTTCGTTGAATCAAGAAGAACTTCAATGGATTCGCAAAAAAGGTGTAGAATTGCTCTTTCCCCTGTACTTTGGCTGCTTGTAACCTCAGTCAGGGAACCATTGATTGTTTCGAGTATGTATTTGGTCtatatgaaaaaaataaaaacaaaaaaagatgTATATTAGCAGCGGGATGTATATACCCATACTTCTTATAATTTCACGCATATCGTCGTGATCATATACGATAATATGAACAAAAACGAAGACTTGTTGATGACATATTCTTCGATTatcttgtattctctttactcatTCCAGTAACCTTTTGCAAAAGATCAGGTACCAAAGAGGGTGCAAGGAAACTATATACATGTCAAAGTGTTCTATGAGTTCTTGGTTGATCAAGATTCACATTTTGTTTTGCTTGACTCTAATTCATGGTGTTTGTCTATTAACTCTTTTGTTTCTGAAATTTAATAAATTTCAACTTACATGCTTCAACTTGCAACCTGGAGCTACATTCCTAACTGAATATTGAAATTTTGAAAGTAAAGCCACCTGAAGGGAAGTAGTGCTTGGTATCTGTATTGCTCGGACTCTCCTAAAATATTGTAACACTAGTGCCGGATCCTTCAAAATgccactacttttggaggatccgatcTGCACCCATATCAACATTTTTAAAGAGTCGGATCAACATAATTTGGATTGTCTATATATAAGATGTTTTATGTAATAGCACCATCTACATTCGATATGTTATTCACATGACAATATTATTACTTATTGCATTAACACACCTACTCTATGTATCAATACCTAATATGGCTGGAAAGGAAGGAAGTGGTTAGTGAATTTGTTTTTTCATGTTGTTATCTACTATTTACTGTATAATGTTTGCCCTGCACATGAGAAAATTGTAATGGGCAAAGAATGCCAAATCAATTTTCAGAAAAAGGTGAAGTTTATGAGGGCTACTTTAAAAACAGTGCTTTTGTTGCGGAATATCCGTGGTTAACTACCATACAATCACATACAAATAAATAGAGAAGAAGaaataaaataaggatttaacgaGATTCGACCAAGCCTATGTTCCATGGTCCACACACCACGAGGTTCTCAAGGTCGATCACAATTCTAATCCACCAGAATTCAAGACACAAAGTCAACGCTTTCAATGTTGAAATATGCATGGTAGGGATTGGTAGTTTTCTCTGGTGGGCTAGTCTTCCCACCAAAGTCATATCTTCAAATTAACGTGGCAATCACTAGGAAAGTAGGCAGATAGTGCAGCCCAAAAGTTTGAAAATTGAAATAGCTCCATATGGTAATATGACTTGCAATTGGTTGGCGTTTGTATAGCTCTTTACCCTGAAGATTGAATGAATTGACTAGCTAGTGAGAATCTTGTCCAATGTCAGTTGACTTTGGTGTAAAGATAATGAATGATTTATGCAAAAGTCCCTTTTTAGGTCATATTTTATATTTTgtctttatttttaaaatttacacGAATATAACTCTTCCGAAATTACCTTTCCGGATGATGTTAGATTCAGGCCTAATGTTTGTTTATGTATTTCTCAATCTTATAGAGAACATTAGGCTGTCGTCTAAATTTTGTAATAATTTACAAATTTTAGATCATGCCCTAATATTGTCTAATAAAATTTTGGGAAAAGGACACTTTGTGTCCAATGGCTCAAAGTAATGTCACATTTGGCCAATATTTGGGCCTAATACCCCCAAGAGTCTGCTCGGCTCaaaataatgccaaaaaatggTCAGCCgtcccaaaataatgccaaggctggCCGGCCCAACAGCCCAGGCTGCTACAGCAATATACATATGttagaattatatatacactttatatacaagaatgatacagtttatatacatatgctggaattaatcatacattaattatacatttattatacacatattatgcaataatgatatgatatttttttttttacatatacaatagtgatacataataTACCACAATGACACGGTTTCTATAATACATTTTGTATACGTatggtacactttctatacaagactgatacagtttatatacacatgctggaattatatatacactttctatacaaaaatgatacatattatatacaaaaatgaaacaattttctattctatacaaggcagttgcactgtgctgatacacattatatacacaaatgatatatattatatacaaaaatgatacataccttagtgattcatattttatacagtttctatacattacagataggtactaatacatattttatacacaaatgacacatattatatataaaatggcctcaaacatttttgtgtttgggtttttatttgaaaattgtcttatttaagttttggcTAATGAATGAGATTTTTTTAATTGCTACATTTTATGTTTGGAAAAAATGGGGCTAGAGGGTGGGATTATTTATGGCAGAGCGGCCATATATGTCCTTGGGCAATtcacagaattgcccttcttttggggtggtctttaaattttgcccctcatatttgaaatctttaaattttgtccttcggctaaaacccatgggttccaggttcgaacccccactcagtcaaaatttaaaaaaaaaatcgcaaggcagagtttaaatttcgctatgcccccaccggcatacacttgttaaggaattaccaaagttatgccggacccggcatacttatgccttatgggcaggcttggcataagtatgctgggtctggcataactttagtaattccttcacaagtttatgccgggtccggcatacttatgggcaaacttttagttaaaccttaactaaaagttttttcctagttatgccttatggggcagacttttagttaaggcgtaactaaaagtatgccccataagacataacttttccttaagacatagactttgtcttataagataaatttttagttatgccttaaggaaaaattccgccttatggggcatacttttagttatgccttatggggcatagtTGTAGctgtgccttaactaaaagtctgccccataaggcataactaggaaaagacttttagttaaggcttaactaaaagtttgcccataagtatgcctccaccggcataaacttgttaaggaattaccaaagttaagccggacccggcatactcatgccaaggcataagtatgtcaggtccggcataactttggtaattccttaacaaatgtatgccgggtccggcatacacgtgacccaaaccttgccttgcaattttttttttaatttatgcttgagcgggggttcgaacccagaacctcatgatttctgcgtgaacccTCAGGGTTGCAATgagaagggcaaaaattaaagaccagcaacatgaggggcataatttaaagaccgcaaatatgtggggcaaaatttaaagaccaccccaaaagaagggcaatccgcgcaaaaaaatgtatgTCCTTCCACTAAAATTTTCAGTCTGCTCACAACATCTTTGGACCGTTATCTAAAAGGCTCATAGGTTGCGGAAGAAATAAAAATCGTTTACTAAGAGTATACCCAAAAAGGGACAATCGGTGAAAATTCCACCAAACACTGAATGAATGCAGGTAAATTTTACCCAATAAAGAGCCAAGCTATATTTATTTTGGTTCCATTTTGATTCTAATGTAAGAATCACAAACCAGGTATAACATGTGTTCTTTATGTTTCATTTTATGTATTTTATACATTTTTCTAATCTATTTAAAATgtttaataataatattttaaattttagaaTCACACATGACATGATATGTTTAAAATTATAAGATTCGAAAGAACATTCTACTACTCCCtctatcctaatttatgtgatacatttttttTAGTCTATACAAAATTGTattatacatttctatatttgaaaatattttaacTCAAAACTTCACATTTTTACCCTCATGTTTTagacatttcaaaagtctttatttatttcttaaacaCAATTTCTAGTCAAACTACGTAACATaagttgagacagagggagtagtatatTTAATTTAAGATTATAAAATTCCACATTTTATTTGCCTACTTTCTTAAATTATATGTGGGGCCAAAGTAACAAACGCATGAAATAAAATGGAAGGAGCATAATAAAAGGAAAGTGAGAGAATCTCACTTCCTATATAAAACTGACACATAACTATACCAGCCAA
Coding sequences within it:
- the LOC132602584 gene encoding probable serine/threonine-protein kinase PBL21 is translated as MSCFSCMSPRPKNVKDYDEDMVPRSSSSAVHLRGESNDSGSGNGRKEGSSKGKGSGEYNNQNSNVARSFAFKELAMATQNFRETNLIGEGGFGSVYKGCLDSGLIVAIKQLNLEGLQGNQEFVVEVLMLSLMHHENLVNLIGYCTHGEQRLLVYEFMPMGSLENHLFDLEPGMEPLSWKTRLKIAAGAARGLEYLHKANPPVIYRDLKSSNILLDNEFNPKLSDFGLAKLGPVGDNTHVSTRVMGTYGYCAPEYAMTGKLTLKSDIYSLGVVLLELITGRKAYDTSKKPGEQNLVVWSSPFLKDRRKYVHMVDPALDGQFSSRCLHHAVAVTAMCLQEQANFRPSISDIVTALDYLVSQAQNSGTHRGGSHSSRQQTPQSSEEFNGSSRKRSFENMAVTF